The Calditrichota bacterium genome has a segment encoding these proteins:
- a CDS encoding tetratricopeptide repeat protein, whose product MRQFSRTSIFVLWIIFGITSLLHADQKIYLYQKGNEAYQKGQYAEAVSDYQQILKMGYESPELYYNLGNAYYKLHKIGLSVLYYNRALKLAPRDEDIRHNLELVNLRVVDRIPSIPELFYIRYFKSFQNLFGTGTLFWITVVFYVLMILFLVLALLVRNHSLRKVARRLAWALGILFVVFAFTLSTKVWAQTHTVEAVVLVPKVDVKSAPSQDGTLVFSLHEGVKVRVEQKANGWFEIKLADGKEGWLPAKTVGTI is encoded by the coding sequence ATGAGGCAATTTTCCAGGACATCGATTTTCGTTTTGTGGATTATTTTTGGAATAACGTCTCTTTTGCATGCGGATCAGAAGATCTATTTGTACCAAAAGGGAAATGAGGCGTACCAGAAGGGACAGTACGCAGAAGCCGTTTCCGATTATCAGCAAATTCTTAAAATGGGTTACGAATCCCCGGAGCTTTACTACAATCTTGGGAATGCCTATTACAAACTGCACAAAATCGGGCTTTCGGTTTTGTACTACAATCGGGCGTTGAAACTGGCGCCGCGGGATGAAGATATTCGCCATAATCTGGAGTTAGTCAACCTGCGGGTGGTTGACCGTATTCCCTCGATACCCGAGCTCTTTTACATCCGCTATTTTAAATCCTTTCAGAATCTTTTTGGTACGGGCACGCTTTTCTGGATAACCGTCGTTTTTTATGTGCTGATGATTCTTTTTCTTGTGCTGGCCCTGCTGGTCCGAAATCACAGCCTCCGCAAAGTGGCCCGCCGGCTGGCCTGGGCTTTGGGTATTTTGTTTGTGGTCTTTGCATTTACACTCAGTACGAAGGTCTGGGCGCAGACGCATACGGTGGAAGCCGTTGTTCTGGTACCGAAAGTCGACGTGAAAAGTGCTCCCTCCCAAGACGGCACACTGGTTTTTTCCCTGCACGAAGGCGTTAAGGTACGGGTTGAACAAAAAGCAAACGGCTGGTTTGAGATTAAGTTGGCCGATG